In Streptomyces longhuiensis, the following proteins share a genomic window:
- a CDS encoding cation acetate symporter, with product MNEAYAISAVAVVVLATVLIGGFGLRISRTTSDFYVASRTVGPGLNAAAISGEYLSAASFLGVAGLLLVHGPDMLWYPVGYTAGYLVLLVFVAAPLRRSGAYTLPDFAEGRLESRSVRRVVSMLVVGAGWLYLVPQLQGAGLTLQILTGAPRWFGGTLVAAVVVLAVAAGGMRSITFVQAFQYWLKLTALLVPAFFLVLAWHGDGGAPPSADGVPWSGAGSGQPLATSRADHPLYATYGLIVATFLGTMGLPHVVVRFYTSPNGRAARRTTVAVLALIGLFYCLPPVYGWLGSLYAPELSATQDADAAVLLLPGRAVGGLGGDLLGALVAGGAFAAFLSTASGLTMAVAGVLSQDVLPARGVRHFRLATLLAMSVPLGGALLVSGVPVADAVGMAFAVSASSFCPLLVLGIWWRRLTPPGARAGLLLGGGSALVAVTLTVAGVAQGGWLHTLLAWPAVWSVPVGFLAMILVSLATQDSVPPHTSATMTRLHLPEALSTRGTITTGEPGARP from the coding sequence GTGAACGAGGCGTACGCGATATCCGCCGTGGCCGTGGTCGTCCTGGCCACGGTCCTCATCGGCGGCTTCGGCCTGCGCATCTCCCGCACCACCTCCGACTTCTACGTCGCCTCGCGCACGGTCGGCCCCGGCCTCAACGCCGCCGCGATCAGCGGGGAGTACCTCTCCGCGGCCTCCTTCCTCGGCGTCGCCGGACTGCTGCTCGTGCACGGCCCCGACATGCTCTGGTACCCCGTCGGGTACACCGCCGGATACCTCGTCCTGCTCGTGTTCGTCGCTGCCCCGCTGCGCCGCTCCGGTGCCTACACCCTGCCCGACTTCGCCGAGGGCCGCCTGGAGTCCCGCAGCGTCCGCAGGGTCGTCAGCATGCTGGTGGTCGGCGCGGGCTGGCTCTACCTCGTGCCCCAACTCCAGGGCGCGGGGCTCACGTTGCAGATCCTCACGGGCGCGCCGCGCTGGTTCGGCGGGACGCTCGTCGCCGCCGTCGTCGTCCTCGCGGTCGCCGCGGGCGGCATGCGCTCCATCACCTTCGTCCAGGCCTTCCAGTACTGGCTGAAGCTGACAGCGCTGCTCGTACCCGCGTTCTTCCTGGTCCTCGCCTGGCACGGCGACGGCGGCGCCCCGCCGTCCGCCGACGGCGTGCCCTGGTCCGGCGCGGGCTCCGGGCAGCCGCTCGCCACCAGCCGCGCCGACCACCCGCTGTACGCGACGTACGGGCTCATCGTCGCCACGTTCCTCGGCACGATGGGCCTGCCGCACGTCGTCGTCCGCTTCTACACGAGCCCGAACGGCCGCGCGGCCCGCCGCACCACGGTCGCCGTGCTCGCCCTCATCGGGCTCTTCTACTGTCTGCCGCCGGTGTACGGCTGGCTCGGCAGCCTGTACGCGCCCGAACTGAGCGCCACCCAGGACGCCGACGCGGCCGTCCTGCTCCTGCCGGGGCGGGCCGTCGGCGGGCTCGGCGGGGACCTGCTCGGGGCGCTCGTGGCGGGCGGCGCCTTCGCCGCGTTCCTGTCGACCGCGTCGGGCCTGACGATGGCCGTCGCGGGGGTGCTCAGCCAGGACGTCCTGCCGGCCCGCGGCGTACGGCACTTCCGCCTGGCGACACTCCTCGCGATGAGCGTGCCGCTCGGCGGGGCGCTCCTGGTCAGCGGGGTGCCGGTGGCGGACGCCGTGGGGATGGCGTTCGCGGTGTCGGCGTCCTCGTTCTGCCCGCTGCTCGTCCTCGGCATCTGGTGGCGGCGGCTCACCCCGCCCGGCGCGCGGGCCGGACTGCTGCTCGGCGGCGGCTCCGCGCTCGTCGCGGTGACCCTGACCGTCGCCGGCGTCGCCCAAGGCGGCTGGCTGCACACGCTGCTCGCCTGGCCCGCCGTGTGGTCGGTGCCGGTCGGCTTCCTCGCCATGATCCTCGTGTCGCTCGCCACCCAGGACTCCGTACCGCCGCACACCAGCGCCACGATGACGCGACTGCACCTCCCGGAGGCGCTCAGCACACGCGGGACGATCACCACGGGCGAGCCGGGAGCCCGGCCGTGA